The genomic segment TGTTAATGAATGTTGTGTTGGTGCTATTTCATTAGACGAAGGCGTTGCGTTTATATACGAAAGTAAATGCATACGATGTGGGGTTTGTCATGATGTATGTCCAAATGATGCAGTTCGTCATGACGGAGAACGGATTCCTGAAGAAGTAGAATCTAATCTGGTTTGGGTAAAACAGATATTAGGAAATGATTACTATTCGAATGATAGAGAAAAACAAAAAGAACTTATTAAACGTATGGAGCGCTACTTTGCCAAAAACAAGAAAGTTGCTGAAAAAACTATAGAGCGCAT from the Candidatus Aegiribacteria sp. genome contains:
- a CDS encoding 4Fe-4S binding protein; this encodes MPWISEKMCTGCQICVNECCVGAISLDEGVAFIYESKCIRCGVCHDVCPNDAVRHDGERIPEEVESNLVWVKQILGNDYYSNDREKQKELIKRMERYFAKNKKVAEKTIERIRSLQNT